In a single window of the Syntrophorhabdaceae bacterium genome:
- a CDS encoding PEP/pyruvate-binding domain-containing protein, with the protein MKPSLPVSTGLPGLDLVFNDLRLGDNVVWQVDEIEDYRHFVLPFARKALKEGRRVVYMRFADHAPLLDPPECTRIYSLDAYTGFETFTTQVYNIATTEGREVFYVFDCLSFLQSVWATDLMTGNFFVVMCPYLFELDTIAYFSILRHSHSFKTVARIRETTQLLLEVYKPGDNYCVHPLKAWNRYSPTMFFPHLEEGAEFSPIINSVDATQLFSDISRRETQSPRRYLDYWDHLFMKAEDLSHRSCEPDERQEMIDELCRIMIGKETRMFSLARKVFTLEDLLDIKSRVIGTGFVGGKTVGMLLARKILEMDKWLPWQNYLEHHDSFYIGSDIFYTYIVQNGLWKLRTEQKTKEGYFEAAIPLGERMLGGDFPYEIKEQFQQLIEYFGQSPIIIRSSSLLEDAFGNAFAGKYDSIFSVNQGSPEQRYATFVESVRRIFASTMNEDALAYRLQRGLDQQDEQMALLVQRVSGSYRKHYFFPDLAGVGISYNNFVWKEGMDPKAGMLRLVAGLGTRAVNRVENDYPRIVALDNPLYRPHTAPDEARRFSQHNLDTLNIETNSFETISFMNKAQDGLNIKLDLFAVRDPETTQRMRELGHQDREAWILTFDNLLSNTSLSGVLHRMLKALEEAYDYPVEIEFTVNFTQYNEYKINLLQCRPVQTRGQARQRVNIPDQIDRDSVFISIQGHFMGGSIVQDIARVIFVDPAEYSKLNVSDKYSIARLIGRLNKLIKNRDDMPTLLLGPGRWGSTIPSLGVSVRFSEINNISFLAEIAYMGGNLIPELSFGTHFFQDLVETNIFYLALFPDNPEVIFQKEILDRFDNVFPALVPESSKFQNVVKVYETKGQRLCVMADIISQKLICFA; encoded by the coding sequence ATGAAGCCATCTCTTCCAGTAAGCACAGGCCTCCCCGGTCTTGATCTGGTATTCAACGACCTCCGTCTCGGAGATAATGTAGTCTGGCAGGTGGACGAGATAGAGGACTACCGCCATTTTGTTCTTCCCTTCGCCCGGAAAGCCCTCAAGGAGGGAAGACGCGTCGTCTATATGCGATTTGCCGACCATGCGCCCCTGCTCGATCCTCCAGAATGCACCAGGATATATTCCCTGGACGCATATACCGGTTTTGAAACCTTCACAACCCAGGTTTACAACATCGCCACGACGGAAGGGCGAGAGGTTTTCTACGTCTTTGACTGCCTTTCCTTCCTTCAGTCTGTCTGGGCCACCGATCTCATGACAGGCAACTTTTTCGTGGTTATGTGTCCCTATCTATTCGAACTGGACACTATCGCCTATTTCTCCATATTGAGACACAGCCACTCCTTCAAGACCGTGGCCCGCATCAGGGAGACAACCCAGCTTCTTCTGGAGGTGTATAAACCGGGGGATAATTATTGCGTACACCCCTTGAAAGCCTGGAATCGTTATTCGCCGACAATGTTCTTCCCACATCTCGAAGAGGGTGCTGAATTCTCGCCCATCATCAACAGCGTGGATGCCACGCAACTCTTCTCCGATATATCGAGAAGGGAAACCCAAAGTCCGAGAAGATACCTGGATTACTGGGACCATCTTTTTATGAAGGCGGAGGACCTTTCCCATAGGTCATGCGAACCGGACGAGCGTCAGGAGATGATCGATGAGCTGTGCAGGATCATGATCGGCAAGGAAACCCGAATGTTTTCCCTTGCCAGGAAGGTCTTTACTCTTGAAGACCTTCTGGACATCAAATCGAGGGTGATAGGAACGGGGTTTGTTGGAGGAAAGACCGTGGGAATGCTCCTCGCCCGTAAAATTCTCGAAATGGACAAGTGGCTTCCGTGGCAAAACTACCTTGAGCACCATGATTCCTTTTACATAGGTTCAGATATCTTCTATACCTATATCGTTCAAAATGGGCTCTGGAAGCTCCGCACGGAACAGAAAACAAAAGAAGGTTACTTTGAGGCTGCCATCCCTCTCGGAGAAAGGATGCTCGGGGGTGACTTTCCGTACGAGATAAAAGAGCAGTTCCAGCAGCTTATCGAATATTTTGGGCAGTCTCCGATTATCATCAGGTCAAGCAGCCTGCTTGAAGATGCCTTTGGTAACGCCTTTGCCGGTAAGTATGACAGCATCTTTTCCGTGAACCAGGGGTCTCCTGAACAGCGTTACGCCACTTTCGTCGAATCGGTACGAAGGATCTTCGCGAGCACCATGAATGAGGACGCCCTTGCGTACCGCCTCCAGAGGGGCCTCGACCAGCAGGACGAACAGATGGCGCTGCTGGTTCAGAGGGTTTCCGGATCCTACAGGAAACATTATTTCTTCCCCGACCTTGCCGGTGTTGGCATTTCATACAACAATTTCGTATGGAAAGAGGGGATGGACCCGAAGGCGGGCATGTTACGGCTTGTCGCCGGACTGGGAACGAGGGCGGTAAACCGCGTTGAGAACGATTATCCCCGGATAGTTGCCCTTGATAACCCCTTATATCGTCCCCATACCGCTCCTGATGAGGCACGCCGGTTCTCCCAACACAATCTCGATACCCTCAACATCGAAACGAACTCTTTTGAGACGATATCGTTTATGAACAAGGCCCAGGATGGTCTCAATATCAAGCTGGACCTCTTCGCCGTCCGAGACCCGGAGACAACGCAGAGGATGCGAGAGCTTGGCCACCAGGACAGGGAAGCATGGATACTCACCTTTGACAACCTCCTTTCCAACACATCATTGTCAGGAGTGCTGCACCGCATGTTGAAAGCGCTTGAAGAGGCCTACGATTATCCAGTAGAGATTGAATTTACCGTCAATTTCACGCAGTATAACGAATATAAGATTAATCTTCTTCAATGCAGACCTGTTCAAACCAGGGGTCAGGCCCGACAAAGGGTCAATATACCGGATCAGATCGACAGAGATAGTGTATTTATTTCCATCCAGGGACACTTCATGGGAGGCAGTATCGTTCAAGACATAGCCCGGGTTATATTCGTAGATCCGGCGGAATACAGCAAACTTAACGTCTCCGATAAGTACAGTATCGCAAGACTCATTGGAAGGTTAAACAAGCTTATTAAGAACCGCGATGATATGCCTACCTTGCTCCTGGGACCTGGAAGGTGGGGCTCGACAATCCCGTCCCTCGGTGTTTCTGTGAGGTTCTCGGAGATCAACAACATAAGTTTTTTGGCCGAAATCGCCTACATGGGCGGTAATCTCATACCCGAACTCTCCTTTGGCACCCATTTCTTCCAGGATCTTGTTGAGACAAATATCTTTTATCTCGCTCTCTTTCCTGACAATCCAGAGGTCATATTCCAGAAAGAGATACTTGACCGTTTTGACAACGTGTTCCCAGCACTTGTGCCGGAGAGCTCAAAATTCCAGAATGTTGTAAAGGTTTATGAGACGAAGGGACAACGACTCTGTGTGATGGCGGATATCATTTCCCAAAAGCTCATCTGTTTTGCGTAG
- a CDS encoding NrpR regulatory domain-containing protein yields the protein MNKMMFTILRILDKYEEVVGSAELSRELLNHGIELSERTVRYYLKLLDQMGMTRIRGKRGRVITEKGKGEVSKAFVSERIKFVISKIDSLSYLTDFNIDSLTGNIILNISFFPEHKLKDAVRVMAKAFDSPYVMSRRIAFAKGGERIGDVQVPRGYVGLGTVCSITLNGIFLKSGIPVTSRYGGVVEIRDGVPSRFTSLISYEGSSMDPLEILIKSRTTDVIGAIAGNNGRILASFREIPVVSIREAEILTEKMSRKEIGRNILFGKPNQPLLDVPVGIDKVGMIVVGGLNPVAAAEEAGIFTENRAMSTLYEYSRLLTFNEAASDLL from the coding sequence ATGAACAAGATGATGTTTACCATACTGCGGATCCTCGATAAATATGAGGAGGTCGTGGGTTCCGCCGAGTTGTCCAGAGAACTCTTAAACCATGGGATAGAACTTTCCGAGAGGACAGTCCGCTATTACCTCAAACTTCTCGACCAGATGGGAATGACGAGGATCCGGGGCAAGAGAGGACGAGTGATTACCGAAAAAGGGAAAGGTGAGGTCAGCAAAGCCTTTGTGTCGGAAAGGATCAAATTTGTCATCAGTAAGATCGACAGCCTCTCCTATCTCACGGATTTCAACATCGATTCTCTAACTGGAAACATAATCCTCAACATATCCTTCTTTCCCGAGCACAAACTGAAGGATGCGGTAAGGGTAATGGCAAAAGCATTCGACTCCCCCTATGTGATGAGTCGCAGAATTGCCTTTGCAAAAGGCGGGGAAAGGATAGGAGACGTTCAGGTCCCGCGGGGATACGTGGGTCTTGGCACCGTCTGCAGTATCACGCTGAACGGTATTTTTCTCAAGTCGGGGATACCGGTGACCTCACGGTACGGGGGGGTTGTCGAGATCAGGGATGGGGTCCCGTCAAGATTCACCTCGCTCATAAGCTACGAGGGTTCGTCCATGGATCCTCTGGAGATCTTGATCAAGAGCCGGACTACCGATGTGATCGGGGCAATTGCGGGCAATAACGGTAGAATTCTTGCCAGTTTCCGCGAAATTCCCGTGGTGAGCATCAGGGAAGCAGAAATCCTCACAGAAAAAATGTCCCGCAAAGAGATTGGGCGGAACATCCTCTTTGGCAAGCCGAACCAACCGCTTCTGGATGTGCCTGTAGGAATTGATAAGGTTGGCATGATCGTCGTTGGCGGTCTAAACCCTGTTGCGGCTGCGGAAGAAGCCGGAATTTTCACGGAAAACAGGGCCATGTCGACACTCTACGAATATTCACGGCTGCTCACTTTCAACGAAGCGGCGAGTGATCTTCTGTAG
- a CDS encoding NrpR regulatory domain-containing protein, which translates to MEEKRKPKELLILKTLKDARSALSSIRIAEEINLLGHEVSERTVRLYLQHLMAEGLTMSQGKRGHHITEQGRKELESSDIIEKVGLLSAKIDQMTYRMNFDLNTTSGSVVINITMVNPELFAESISHIYKVFRDGYAMGELITFLAPGESLEHITVPEGMIGIGTVCSITLNGVLLKHGIPTNSRFGGLLELIDKKPTRFVELIMYDGTSIDPLEVFIRSGMTDYMGAIKTGNGRIGASFREFPADSRDMVEHLGDKLKRIGLGGLVTIGRPGQSVLDIPVSEGRIGAIVIGGLNPVSILEETGIRAYSRALGGLIDFNRLFRYEEMESRIQPFLH; encoded by the coding sequence ATGGAAGAAAAGAGGAAACCAAAGGAGCTCTTGATACTTAAGACCTTAAAGGATGCCCGGTCAGCGCTTTCCAGCATAAGGATCGCCGAGGAGATCAACCTGCTTGGGCATGAGGTCAGTGAAAGGACGGTGCGTTTATATCTCCAGCACCTGATGGCCGAGGGACTGACGATGAGCCAGGGCAAAAGAGGTCACCATATTACAGAACAGGGGCGCAAGGAACTCGAGTCCTCCGACATAATTGAAAAGGTTGGACTTCTTTCGGCAAAGATCGATCAGATGACCTATCGTATGAATTTTGATCTCAACACAACTTCGGGAAGTGTCGTTATCAATATAACAATGGTTAACCCGGAACTTTTCGCAGAAAGCATTTCCCATATCTACAAGGTTTTCAGAGACGGGTACGCCATGGGAGAACTCATCACATTTCTTGCCCCCGGGGAGAGCCTCGAGCATATTACGGTCCCTGAAGGGATGATAGGGATAGGCACGGTCTGCTCGATAACCTTGAATGGGGTGCTTCTCAAACACGGGATCCCCACGAACTCGCGCTTCGGAGGATTACTCGAACTGATCGATAAGAAGCCTACCCGTTTTGTAGAGCTAATAATGTATGATGGAACCAGTATTGACCCCCTCGAGGTTTTTATCCGGAGCGGCATGACGGACTATATGGGGGCCATCAAAACAGGAAACGGCAGGATAGGGGCCAGTTTCAGGGAATTCCCCGCCGACAGCCGCGACATGGTTGAACATCTCGGGGATAAGTTGAAAAGAATTGGTCTCGGCGGGTTGGTAACCATCGGAAGGCCGGGACAGAGCGTTCTTGATATACCCGTCAGTGAAGGCAGGATAGGGGCGATTGTGATTGGCGGGCTCAACCCGGTCTCGATCCTTGAGGAAACAGGCATCAGGGCTTATTCGAGAGCCCTGGGGGGGCTTATCGATTTCAACAGACTTTTCCGGTACGAGGAAATGGAGAGCCGTATCCAGCCTTTTTTGCATTGA